From the genome of Bombus huntii isolate Logan2020A chromosome 14, iyBomHunt1.1, whole genome shotgun sequence, one region includes:
- the LOC126873387 gene encoding uncharacterized protein LOC126873387: MGQLRWYTAIQSKVRCSEQWMEVDIVRSSPQARIYLQQMKDFPDEACKPRLSNGVATFRLPLLEQDMLRCGITRVVNKVTGQKVYFHRIIVEEPADSSKHTFTVKCVITEVVVKPGISIATNHTAVRRSVLPAGFQEPDVIDIRGEISESAPVPILGVGVRQGGNLVTGELNVSPGTPLQMEIFLDNGSAPVYGLLVTYMLVTDTKTQEETIIINGCSVDPYLFENFNTVDGDFLTAKFRAFKFPESTYVQFRGTVNVCLDKCQGIECSNGQIGFGRKRRAIDVSNTDNNKLFEVTMSALIKVDFEEDAVVDKALSELYIRRGKNRTKARAVIAEEVREQPVPTTIRTEERAFIAQEVKEQFKYKVTETEINGSSCRTAVATFVLVLLCLCKFL, from the exons ATGGGGCAATTACGGTGGTATACTGCAA TTCAGAGCAAAGTGAGATGCTCGGAACAGTGGATGGAGGTTGACATCGTAAGGAGTAGTCCGCAAGCGAGGATATATCTGCAACAGATGAAGGACTTTCCAG ACGAAGCTTGCAAACCTCGGCTTAGCAACGGCGTCGCCACGTTCCGATTACCGCTCTTAGAGCAGGACATGTTGCGATGCGGTATCACTAGAGTCGTTAACAAAGTCACG GGTCAGAAGGTGTACTTTCATCGGATAATAGTGGAGGAGCCGGCGGATTCCAGCAAGCACACGTTCACCGTAAAGTGTGTTATCACCGAAGTCGTTGTGAAACCTGGAATCTCGATCGCAACCAATCACACCGCGGTTCGACGCAGCGTTCTTCCAGCAGGTTTCCAGGAACCCGA CGTGATCGACATCAGGGGAGAGATTTCCGAGTCGGCACCGGTACCGATATTGGGAGTCGGCGTCAGGCAAGGTGGCAATCTCGTTACCGGGGAACTGAACGTTAGCCCAGGTACGCCTTTGCAGATGGAGATCTTCCTGGACAATGGCTCCGCTCCCGTTTATGGACTCTTGGTTACTTATATGTTGGTCACTGATACCAAGACACAGGAGGAGACTATTATTATCAATGG CTGTTCCGTGGACCCATATCTGTTCGAAAATTTCAACACGGTGGATGGGGACTTTCTAACAGCGAAATTCCGAGCTTTCAAGTTTCCAGAGAGTACCTACGTCCAATTTCGTGGTACTGTTAACGTTTGTTTGGACAAATGCCAAGGG ATCGAGTGCAGCAATGGTCAAATTGGATTCGGCAGGAAGAGAAGAGCCATCGACGTCTCAAATACTGACAATAACAAGCTGTTTGAAGTGACTATGTCTGCTCTCATTAAAGTGGATTTCGAGGAAGACGCAGTGGTCGATAAAG CCTTATCCGAGTTATACATCAGAAGGGGAAAGAACAGGACAAAAGCCAGAGCCGTGATCGCGGAAGAAGTGAGAGAGCAACCAGTTCCGACCACGATTAGGACAGAAGAAAGAGCTTTCATAGCGCAAGAGGTTAAAGAACAGTTCAAATATAAGGTTACCGAGACGGAGATAAACGGCTCGTCGTGTAGAACTGCAGTTGCAACCTTCGTCCTCGTTCTGCTCTGTCTCtgcaaatttttgtaa